A DNA window from Bacteroides cellulosilyticus contains the following coding sequences:
- a CDS encoding sulfatase-like hydrolase/transferase, whose product MNKNKLLGGFCAVNMLVLSQIVVKAQQSTAVNDKKTNIIFILADDMGYCDLACYGNKYIETPNIDKLAATGTSFTQCYAGSGISSPSRCALMTGRNTGNTTIRDNFCNAGGIEGMKGTKLIRRMHLLPNDTTIATVLSSAGYRTCLVNKWHLDGFNPEATPLNRGFDEFYGWLISTVYSNDPYYYPYWRFNNEKLENIRENEGDKHIKHNTDLSTEDAIKFINRNKTNPFFLYLAYDAPHEPYIIDETVWYDDETWDMNTKRYAALITHMDRAIGRLLAELDRLGLRENTMIIFASDNGAAKQAPLAELGCKGALKGMKGQLYEGGIRVPFIVNQPGKVPVQKLNNIIYFPDIMPTLAALANATDKLPQKLNGINVLPLFYGKQMDTDNRLLYWEFPGKQRAARRGDWKVVTIKKDAPLELYNIKEDMTESMNLADKYPGVIAEFEKEMEKMHVPTPNWPLPGEF is encoded by the coding sequence ATGAATAAGAATAAACTTTTAGGAGGATTTTGTGCCGTAAATATGTTGGTTCTTTCTCAAATAGTGGTTAAAGCTCAGCAGTCAACTGCGGTAAACGATAAAAAAACTAATATTATTTTTATATTGGCGGATGATATGGGGTATTGTGATTTGGCTTGTTATGGGAATAAATATATTGAAACTCCTAATATTGATAAACTGGCAGCAACTGGCACTTCTTTTACTCAGTGTTATGCAGGATCGGGAATAAGTTCTCCTTCTCGTTGTGCGTTGATGACGGGGCGGAATACGGGGAATACTACCATTCGTGATAATTTCTGTAATGCAGGAGGTATTGAAGGGATGAAAGGTACAAAGCTTATACGAAGAATGCATTTGTTACCGAATGATACAACAATCGCTACTGTATTAAGTAGTGCTGGCTATCGGACATGTTTGGTAAACAAATGGCATTTGGATGGTTTTAATCCTGAGGCTACCCCTTTGAATCGAGGATTTGATGAGTTTTACGGCTGGCTTATTAGTACGGTTTATTCTAATGATCCATATTACTATCCTTATTGGCGTTTCAATAATGAGAAACTTGAAAATATAAGAGAGAATGAAGGAGACAAACATATAAAGCATAATACTGATCTTTCAACGGAAGATGCGATTAAATTTATAAATAGGAACAAGACAAATCCATTCTTTTTGTATTTGGCCTATGATGCACCGCATGAACCTTATATTATAGATGAAACGGTTTGGTATGATGATGAAACTTGGGATATGAATACTAAACGGTATGCTGCGCTTATCACACACATGGACCGGGCAATTGGACGCTTGTTGGCAGAACTTGACAGATTAGGATTGCGTGAGAATACAATGATCATTTTTGCTTCAGACAATGGAGCCGCTAAGCAGGCGCCATTGGCCGAGTTAGGATGTAAAGGTGCACTGAAGGGTATGAAAGGACAACTTTATGAAGGAGGAATTCGTGTGCCCTTTATTGTTAATCAGCCAGGTAAAGTTCCGGTTCAGAAATTGAATAACATTATTTATTTCCCGGATATAATGCCTACATTGGCCGCATTGGCTAATGCTACAGATAAATTGCCTCAAAAATTAAATGGGATAAATGTCTTACCTCTATTCTATGGTAAGCAGATGGATACGGATAATCGTTTGCTATACTGGGAGTTTCCCGGAAAACAACGTGCAGCTCGCAGAGGTGACTGGAAAGTTGTTACTATTAAAAAAGATGCTCCTTTAGAATTATATAATATAAAGGAAGACATGACTGAGTCTATGAATTTAGCCGATAAATATCCTGGAGTAATAGCTGAATTTGAAAAGGAAATGGAGAAAATGCATGTACCTACTCCCAATTGGCCATTACCCGGTGAGTTTTGA
- a CDS encoding SusC/RagA family TonB-linked outer membrane protein → MLLLISCPLSIFAQNKTLTGTVRDAIDVVIGASVTVKGDKSIGTITDMDGNFKLSVPVSAKELVVSFIGYEDQTVLIGNKTHFAVTLKESSVMLEEVVAIGYAKVKRKELTGSSVSVGSKDLAIAPVTTAAQALAGKAAGVNIVQQSGAPGADINITVRGGTSITQGTEPLYIVDGFQMENGLQNVDINDIETIDVMKDASATAIYGARGSNGVILITTKSGKAGKTEVSYNGFVSFDRLGKKLDLMGVEDYVKYQYEFQLLRGNEDNFSNIFGGDINSGDFYTGAYGRIANEYGNRAGIDWQDEVFGNTGITQNHNVNISGGSEKTKYMLSYNYTGEDGIMDKHGYQKNSIRAKINHELWKGVRFDFSSSLQMTKIDGGGSLGGTLKQTILQPVTGGVKWTNEQLLGSDLADLFSEMYGGDNYDANNPIINNQSITNEKYTRMATVNAGLEIDILKDLTFRTSGSYMWQQVRKDYWDNGNTKTASSNQSPYGYGYRNNSEKFSWQITNTLNYAFNVKEAHRFNVLLGQETWYQESMNLDNEYRKFSDGNFGLNDVSMGTPQTWKSGKSRVGLVSLFGRLSYNYSDRYLFTGTLRADGSSKFARGQQWGYFPSASAAWRISEEGFMKDFDFFQNLKLRVGYGTSGNNNVDNNMYATDYGSGHYGYNGSDYITLVPGTTLGNPKLKWEKTTTTNVGLDISILNSRVNLSVDWYNNESSNLLIKNQIPTSTGYTHQFQNIGSIRNRGVELVLNTTNIRTKDFTWTMDFNIAFNRSKVLDIYGDGETDNFITEYESRMGFKIEKGKPLGQFFGLIYDGIYTTDDFTQNADGGYTLNAGVPYLKGSNRENVKPGDAKYRPTAGEVDADGNPVWGTNDRTVIGNAAPNFTGGWNNTFTYKGFDLTIFMNFVVGNDVFSMSTQRFIGPYLANQNTLEKMKNRFTLIDPSTGKESSDLARLAALNPHQYDGNALWNISGNNKTAISERSSYYLEDGSYLRLNTITLGYTLPKKLVQRAKISNARVYCTLNNIHTFTDYTGYDPEVSASSSALTPGIDNSSYPRSKSWVVGVNLTF, encoded by the coding sequence ATGCTTCTGTTAATAAGCTGTCCTCTAAGCATTTTTGCCCAGAACAAGACGCTTACCGGTACGGTTCGCGATGCGATTGACGTGGTGATCGGAGCTTCTGTTACGGTGAAAGGTGACAAATCTATTGGTACTATTACCGATATGGATGGTAATTTCAAACTCTCTGTACCTGTTTCGGCTAAGGAATTGGTGGTTTCGTTTATTGGTTATGAAGATCAAACTGTTCTTATTGGTAACAAAACCCATTTTGCAGTTACGCTCAAAGAATCTTCAGTAATGTTGGAAGAAGTCGTTGCTATTGGGTATGCGAAGGTGAAGCGTAAAGAATTGACTGGTTCTTCTGTTTCTGTTGGTAGTAAGGATTTGGCTATCGCTCCTGTGACTACTGCAGCACAAGCATTGGCGGGTAAAGCGGCAGGTGTGAATATCGTACAGCAAAGTGGTGCTCCGGGGGCTGATATTAATATTACGGTACGTGGTGGTACATCTATCACACAAGGAACAGAACCACTTTATATTGTTGATGGTTTCCAAATGGAAAATGGTTTGCAGAATGTAGACATCAATGATATCGAAACTATTGATGTAATGAAGGATGCTTCTGCAACGGCTATTTATGGTGCTCGTGGTTCCAATGGTGTTATATTGATTACTACGAAATCCGGTAAGGCAGGTAAGACCGAAGTTTCTTATAATGGTTTTGTCAGTTTTGACCGATTAGGAAAGAAACTGGATTTGATGGGAGTTGAAGACTATGTAAAGTATCAGTATGAGTTCCAGTTACTTCGTGGCAATGAAGATAACTTCTCGAATATTTTTGGTGGAGATATTAATTCTGGTGATTTCTATACCGGTGCATACGGTCGTATTGCTAATGAGTATGGTAATCGTGCCGGCATTGATTGGCAGGATGAGGTGTTCGGTAATACGGGTATTACACAGAATCACAATGTGAATATCAGTGGTGGCAGTGAGAAGACTAAGTATATGTTGAGCTATAACTACACGGGTGAGGATGGTATAATGGATAAACATGGATATCAGAAGAATAGTATCCGTGCTAAGATTAATCATGAATTATGGAAAGGTGTACGTTTTGATTTTTCTTCCAGCTTACAAATGACAAAAATTGATGGTGGAGGTTCATTGGGCGGTACATTGAAACAGACAATTTTGCAACCGGTGACAGGTGGCGTGAAGTGGACTAATGAACAATTGTTAGGTTCTGATTTGGCTGACCTCTTTTCTGAAATGTATGGTGGGGATAATTATGATGCTAATAATCCAATCATCAATAATCAATCTATAACCAATGAGAAATATACTCGTATGGCAACAGTGAATGCCGGGTTGGAAATAGATATATTGAAAGATTTGACTTTCCGTACATCCGGAAGTTACATGTGGCAGCAAGTGCGTAAAGATTATTGGGATAATGGTAATACGAAGACAGCTTCGTCCAATCAAAGTCCTTATGGATATGGTTATCGCAATAACAGCGAAAAGTTTTCTTGGCAGATTACGAATACATTGAATTATGCATTTAATGTGAAAGAAGCCCATCGTTTTAATGTTCTGCTTGGTCAGGAAACCTGGTATCAAGAATCTATGAATCTGGATAATGAATACCGAAAATTCTCAGATGGCAACTTTGGCTTGAATGATGTCAGTATGGGTACTCCGCAGACGTGGAAATCAGGGAAAAGTAGAGTTGGCCTTGTCTCTCTCTTTGGCCGTCTTTCTTACAATTATAGTGACCGTTATTTGTTTACAGGAACATTACGTGCCGACGGTTCTTCTAAGTTTGCCCGTGGCCAACAATGGGGTTACTTCCCTTCTGCTTCTGCAGCATGGCGAATTTCAGAAGAAGGTTTTATGAAGGATTTTGATTTCTTCCAGAACTTGAAATTGCGTGTAGGTTATGGTACTTCTGGTAATAATAACGTTGATAATAATATGTATGCTACAGATTATGGCTCAGGTCATTATGGCTATAATGGTAGTGATTACATAACACTTGTGCCTGGTACAACACTTGGAAATCCGAAATTGAAGTGGGAAAAAACTACTACCACCAATGTCGGTTTGGATATATCAATTCTTAATAGCCGTGTTAATCTGTCAGTAGACTGGTATAACAATGAATCTTCCAATCTGTTAATTAAGAACCAAATACCTACTTCTACTGGCTATACCCATCAATTCCAGAACATTGGTTCTATCCGTAATCGTGGTGTAGAATTAGTTTTGAATACGACTAATATTCGTACAAAGGATTTCACTTGGACAATGGACTTCAATATTGCTTTCAACCGTTCAAAGGTATTGGATATTTATGGTGATGGTGAAACTGATAATTTCATAACAGAGTATGAATCTCGTATGGGTTTTAAAATTGAAAAAGGAAAACCGTTGGGACAATTCTTTGGTTTGATTTATGATGGTATCTATACGACAGATGATTTTACACAGAATGCTGATGGTGGCTATACATTGAATGCAGGTGTTCCTTATTTGAAAGGTTCTAATCGTGAAAATGTAAAGCCGGGTGATGCTAAATATAGACCGACGGCTGGTGAGGTAGATGCAGATGGAAATCCGGTATGGGGTACTAATGACCGTACTGTGATAGGAAATGCAGCTCCTAATTTCACTGGAGGTTGGAACAATACCTTTACTTATAAAGGATTTGATTTGACTATTTTCATGAATTTCGTAGTAGGTAATGATGTGTTCAGCATGAGTACTCAGCGCTTTATTGGCCCGTATCTGGCTAATCAGAATACACTTGAAAAAATGAAGAACCGTTTCACATTGATTGATCCTTCAACGGGTAAAGAAAGTTCTGATTTGGCTCGTTTGGCTGCACTGAATCCACACCAATATGATGGTAATGCTTTGTGGAATATTTCAGGGAATAACAAGACTGCCATTAGTGAACGCAGTAGTTATTACTTGGAAGATGGCTCTTATTTACGCTTAAATACGATCACCTTGGGATATACTTTACCAAAGAAATTAGTGCAACGCGCTAAAATCAGTAATGCCCGTGTGTATTGTACCTTGAATAACATTCATACTTTTACCGATTATACGGGGTATGACCCTGAAGTGTCCGCATCAAGCAGTGCATTAACACCGGGTATTGATAATTCTTCCTACCCGCGTTCCAAAAGTTGGGTAGTAGGCGTAAACTTAACATTCTAA
- a CDS encoding glycoside hydrolase family 28 protein → MKNYFILFTLSVWMTGLSTNAHGREIPDFFWMKKVGAMSYPVQQAVYNVTDYGAKGDALSMNTVAIQKAIDAAEQAGGGIVVFHPGIYLTGSLFVGNNVNLHISKGVTLIGSQDIGDYKKIDTRVAGIEMEWPSALINIIGKKNAAISGDGVINGRGKVFWDKYWNMREDYEAKGLRWIVDYDCERPRGILIAECENVTVRDIVLYQPGFWSLHVLYSKHITIDGIIISNNIEGHGPSTDGIDIDSSEYILVQNANINCNDDNFCLKAGRDSDGLRVNRPCQYVVIRDCVAGSGGGMFTCGSETSGGIRNIVAYRMKGVGTKCGLRFKSTCQRGGVIEDIYLYDIEMIGVERPFVVDLNWNPAYSISKLPKGYDMENIPVYWSKMLESVSLEQGTPVFRNVTLDNVTASNARTCMNVVGIANSKIENFILRNVCIEGDKAGKIIWAKGWKLDNVQIKAHDELMLEYNENVDMP, encoded by the coding sequence ATGAAGAATTACTTTATTCTGTTTACGTTGTCTGTATGGATGACCGGTTTATCCACGAACGCTCATGGCAGAGAAATACCAGATTTCTTTTGGATGAAAAAAGTAGGTGCTATGTCTTATCCGGTACAGCAGGCTGTATATAATGTCACAGACTATGGCGCAAAGGGAGATGCTCTAAGTATGAATACTGTGGCTATTCAAAAAGCAATTGATGCTGCAGAACAAGCCGGAGGCGGAATTGTAGTGTTTCATCCAGGCATTTATCTTACCGGTTCTTTATTTGTAGGGAACAATGTAAATCTTCATATTTCAAAAGGAGTCACTCTTATAGGCTCTCAAGATATAGGTGATTATAAGAAGATAGATACGCGCGTTGCAGGAATAGAAATGGAGTGGCCTTCTGCATTGATAAATATCATTGGTAAGAAAAATGCTGCTATTTCTGGTGATGGAGTGATAAATGGGCGTGGCAAGGTGTTTTGGGATAAGTACTGGAATATGCGGGAGGATTATGAGGCAAAGGGATTACGTTGGATTGTGGATTATGATTGTGAACGCCCTCGCGGAATTCTTATTGCCGAATGTGAGAATGTGACTGTACGTGATATTGTATTGTATCAGCCTGGTTTTTGGAGTTTGCATGTTTTATATAGTAAGCATATAACAATTGATGGTATTATAATTAGTAATAATATTGAAGGTCATGGTCCAAGTACAGATGGCATTGATATTGATTCATCTGAATATATTCTTGTTCAGAATGCTAATATAAATTGCAATGATGATAATTTCTGTTTGAAAGCCGGACGAGATAGTGACGGGCTTAGGGTGAATCGCCCTTGCCAATATGTAGTGATTCGTGATTGTGTAGCTGGTTCAGGAGGGGGGATGTTTACTTGTGGTAGTGAAACCTCGGGGGGAATTCGTAATATAGTGGCATACCGAATGAAAGGTGTAGGTACAAAATGTGGATTGCGTTTCAAGAGTACTTGTCAGCGTGGTGGAGTGATTGAAGACATTTATTTGTATGACATCGAGATGATAGGGGTTGAACGACCATTTGTTGTTGATTTGAATTGGAATCCTGCATATAGTATTTCTAAACTTCCAAAGGGATATGATATGGAGAACATTCCAGTGTACTGGAGTAAAATGCTAGAATCGGTAAGTTTGGAACAAGGCACTCCTGTCTTTCGGAATGTTACTCTTGATAATGTAACAGCTTCTAATGCAAGAACTTGTATGAATGTAGTTGGAATAGCAAATAGCAAAATCGAAAACTTTATACTTCGTAATGTCTGTATTGAAGGTGATAAAGCTGGAAAAATCATTTGGGCTAAGGGCTGGAAATTAGATAACGTTCAGATTAAAGCTCATGATGAATTGATGTTGGAGTATAATGAGAATGTTGATATGCCATAA
- a CDS encoding glycoside hydrolase family 105 protein translates to MKRTFFSLALLLAVATLTAQTKMTAREAAVKIADRILASTTYEFKNTKTGETYKSVKKLPLDMDVKVACKYNNWHYTNGVTNMALMELGDKLGDKKYEKYVLKNMNFVFNEGNLDFFRKQYDEAFKRDGWNAVRKLSWHMIFRGKRLDDNGPMGASLIELQLKYPNDSFLGYINETAEHLNYGEPRLVDGTIARIWPHVNTIWADDAFMAISFLARMGKLTGDEKYFNDAANQVLNYNRYLWCPEKQIYYHCYHTDNKEHGVAHWSRANGWVFMAQADLLSMMPKDHPMREAVIENFRQQASGVARYQGKNGLWHQLLDKEDSYEEITGTAMFVFGIARGVKEGWLHPDFIYVAEQGLKGMMRKISDDGDVTSICVGTGIMPSVAYYYNRPTQENDPMGEGPVLRALIEMIDAPKYTEIKAEQQYDKIVVKK, encoded by the coding sequence ATGAAACGAACATTCTTTTCCCTCGCCCTGCTGTTGGCAGTGGCAACCCTTACCGCCCAAACCAAGATGACGGCAAGAGAAGCTGCCGTAAAGATTGCAGACCGCATTCTTGCCAGCACTACATACGAGTTCAAGAATACGAAGACTGGTGAGACATATAAGTCCGTCAAGAAGTTACCTCTTGATATGGACGTAAAGGTTGCTTGCAAGTATAATAACTGGCACTATACCAATGGGGTAACAAACATGGCTTTGATGGAACTGGGTGATAAGCTCGGTGATAAGAAGTATGAGAAATATGTTTTGAAGAATATGAACTTCGTATTCAACGAAGGTAACCTTGATTTCTTCCGTAAACAATATGATGAAGCTTTTAAGCGGGATGGTTGGAATGCTGTCCGCAAATTGAGTTGGCACATGATCTTCCGTGGCAAACGTCTGGACGATAATGGACCGATGGGAGCCAGTTTGATAGAGTTGCAGTTGAAGTATCCTAATGATTCATTTTTGGGTTATATTAATGAGACTGCCGAACATCTGAATTACGGTGAACCTCGTTTGGTTGATGGTACCATTGCCCGCATCTGGCCACACGTTAATACTATCTGGGCGGACGATGCGTTCATGGCAATTTCTTTTTTGGCACGTATGGGTAAGTTGACTGGTGATGAGAAGTATTTCAATGATGCCGCTAATCAGGTATTGAATTATAATCGCTATCTCTGGTGTCCTGAAAAGCAGATTTATTATCACTGTTATCATACAGACAATAAGGAACATGGAGTAGCTCATTGGAGCCGTGCCAACGGCTGGGTGTTTATGGCACAAGCTGATTTGCTCAGTATGATGCCGAAAGATCATCCGATGCGTGAAGCGGTTATTGAAAATTTCCGCCAGCAAGCCAGTGGTGTAGCTCGCTATCAAGGTAAGAACGGACTTTGGCATCAATTGCTGGATAAGGAAGATTCTTATGAAGAAATCACCGGTACCGCCATGTTCGTGTTCGGTATTGCCCGTGGTGTGAAGGAAGGTTGGTTGCATCCGGACTTTATCTATGTGGCGGAACAAGGTTTGAAGGGTATGATGAGAAAAATCTCTGATGATGGTGATGTAACTTCTATTTGTGTAGGAACCGGTATTATGCCTTCTGTGGCATACTATTACAACCGTCCTACCCAAGAGAACGATCCTATGGGTGAAGGTCCTGTACTCCGTGCACTTATCGAGATGATAGATGCACCTAAGTATACAGAAATCAAGGCTGAACAACAATATGATAAGATTGTCGTAAAGAAATAG
- the rhaT gene encoding L-rhamnose/proton symporter RhaT codes for MNTLIGLLIIAIGSFGQSSSYVPIKKVDGWSWESFWLVQGIFAWLVFPLLGALLAIPAGSSLLELWGAGGALPAMVYGVLWGVGGLTFGLSMRYLGVALGQSIALGTCAGFGTLFPALFAGKDLLHGEGLMLLIGVCITLAGIAIIGYAGSLRSKNMTEEEKRAAVKDFALTKGLLVALLAGVMSACFALGLDAGTPIKEAALVGGVEALYAGLPVIFLVTLGGFCTNAAYCIWQNIKNKTGKEYLSVKGSVLTNNLLFCALAGVLWYSQFFGLEMGKSFLTDSPVLLAFSWSILMSLNVTFSNVWGILLKEWKGVSNTTIAVLILGLVVLISSIIVVAMAQV; via the coding sequence ATGAATACACTGATAGGACTTTTGATTATTGCCATTGGCAGTTTCGGGCAGAGCAGCTCGTATGTGCCGATAAAAAAAGTGGACGGATGGTCGTGGGAAAGCTTCTGGCTGGTGCAAGGAATCTTTGCATGGCTCGTCTTTCCGTTGTTGGGCGCACTGCTTGCCATTCCGGCGGGAAGCTCCTTACTGGAACTCTGGGGCGCAGGAGGCGCTTTGCCAGCTATGGTTTACGGCGTTCTGTGGGGCGTGGGCGGACTGACATTCGGATTGAGTATGCGCTATTTGGGTGTAGCACTCGGACAGAGTATCGCCCTTGGCACGTGTGCCGGCTTCGGAACACTCTTCCCCGCGTTGTTTGCCGGAAAAGATTTGCTTCATGGTGAAGGGCTGATGTTGCTCATCGGTGTCTGTATCACGTTGGCAGGTATTGCTATTATCGGATATGCCGGCAGTCTCCGTTCCAAGAATATGACGGAAGAGGAAAAACGCGCTGCCGTTAAGGATTTTGCTCTGACAAAAGGGCTGCTTGTGGCTCTGTTGGCAGGTGTGATGAGCGCTTGTTTCGCTCTCGGTCTGGATGCGGGAACACCGATAAAAGAGGCAGCTTTGGTTGGTGGAGTAGAAGCGCTCTATGCCGGACTGCCTGTAATCTTCCTGGTAACTCTTGGAGGTTTCTGTACGAATGCCGCTTATTGTATCTGGCAGAATATCAAGAATAAGACGGGTAAGGAATATCTTTCTGTGAAAGGTTCGGTACTGACGAATAATCTGTTGTTCTGTGCGCTTGCAGGCGTATTGTGGTATTCTCAGTTCTTCGGCCTTGAAATGGGTAAGAGCTTCCTGACAGACAGTCCTGTACTGCTTGCTTTCTCCTGGAGCATCCTGATGTCATTGAACGTAACGTTCAGCAATGTCTGGGGAATTCTGTTGAAGGAATGGAAAGGTGTCAGCAATACTACGATTGCAGTCCTTATTTTGGGTTTGGTAGTTCTGATATCTTCTATTATTGTGGTGGCAATGGCGCAAGTGTAA
- the rhaD gene encoding rhamnulose-1-phosphate aldolase, with amino-acid sequence MKSILENRPTLTYAVNQVAEVAGYLWQKGWAERNGGNITLNITEFVDDEIKALPAISEVKQIGATLPYLKDCYFYCKGTNKRMRDLARWPMEHGSVIRILDGCASYVIIADHPVMPTSELPAHLSVHNRLIEKGSPYKASLHTHPIELIAMTHCKKFLEKDVATNLLWSMIPETKAFCPRGLGIIPYELPSSVKLAEATIEQLEDYDVAMWEKHGVFAVDVDVMSAFDQVDVLNKSALIYIAAKNMGFEPDGMSQEQMQEMTRAFNLPK; translated from the coding sequence ATGAAATCAATTCTCGAAAACCGTCCGACATTGACTTATGCAGTCAATCAAGTGGCAGAAGTTGCCGGATATCTCTGGCAAAAAGGGTGGGCCGAACGTAATGGCGGTAATATCACCCTGAATATTACTGAATTTGTAGACGATGAAATAAAAGCATTGCCTGCCATCAGCGAAGTGAAACAAATCGGCGCTACTCTTCCGTATCTGAAAGATTGCTATTTCTATTGCAAGGGCACCAATAAGCGCATGCGCGATCTGGCCCGTTGGCCAATGGAGCACGGTTCTGTGATTCGTATTCTGGATGGCTGTGCCAGCTATGTTATCATTGCCGATCATCCGGTGATGCCTACTTCCGAACTTCCTGCCCATCTTAGTGTGCACAATCGCTTGATTGAGAAAGGATCTCCCTATAAAGCTTCATTGCATACCCATCCTATCGAACTGATTGCTATGACGCATTGCAAGAAATTCCTGGAGAAAGATGTGGCTACCAATTTACTTTGGAGTATGATTCCTGAAACAAAGGCTTTCTGTCCGCGTGGTTTAGGCATCATTCCTTACGAACTGCCAAGCTCTGTGAAACTGGCGGAAGCAACTATTGAACAACTTGAAGATTATGACGTGGCTATGTGGGAAAAACATGGTGTTTTTGCTGTAGATGTGGATGTTATGTCAGCTTTCGATCAGGTAGATGTATTGAATAAATCTGCCTTGATTTATATTGCTGCCAAAAACATGGGCTTTGAACCTGATGGCATGAGTCAGGAGCAAATGCAGGAAATGACTCGCGCATTTAATCTTCCTAAATAA
- a CDS encoding AraC family transcriptional regulator produces MTKNYNDLGVEFKYLIVNDMDQKFGLWVNTVGFQSIQPNSPYPLKDHPSGYFFNAQKGRVLREYQLVYITKGRGLFTSETTPEKQVCKGRLMVLFPGQWHTYHPYQQTGWNEYYIGFEGPVIDDMLKGGFLSKDNQVLEVGLNEELVTLFSRALEIAEADKISSQQYLSGIVLHMIGMILSISKNKIFEVGDVDQKIEQAKIIMNENVFKDIDPEELAMKLNISYSWFRKVFKDYTGYAPAKYFQELKLRKAKQLLVGTSQSVKEISFMLDYKSTEHFFSLFKKRTGFTPLEYRSFGRETGIVDEE; encoded by the coding sequence ATGACTAAGAACTATAATGATTTAGGGGTTGAATTTAAGTACTTGATTGTAAATGACATGGACCAGAAATTCGGTCTGTGGGTAAATACTGTAGGCTTTCAGTCTATCCAGCCGAATTCTCCCTATCCCTTGAAGGACCATCCTTCTGGTTACTTCTTCAATGCTCAGAAGGGACGTGTTTTACGTGAGTATCAACTGGTTTACATTACTAAAGGTCGAGGATTATTTACCTCTGAGACCACTCCTGAAAAGCAAGTTTGTAAGGGAAGGCTCATGGTGCTGTTTCCCGGACAGTGGCACACATACCACCCATACCAGCAGACAGGATGGAATGAATACTACATTGGTTTTGAAGGACCGGTCATAGATGATATGTTGAAAGGTGGTTTCCTTTCTAAAGATAATCAAGTATTAGAGGTGGGGTTGAATGAAGAATTAGTTACTCTTTTCTCGCGTGCATTGGAAATTGCTGAAGCTGATAAGATTTCTTCTCAACAATATCTTTCTGGTATTGTGTTGCATATGATAGGAATGATCCTTTCCATTTCTAAGAATAAGATTTTTGAGGTTGGTGATGTTGATCAAAAGATTGAACAGGCAAAAATTATTATGAATGAAAATGTGTTCAAAGATATTGATCCGGAAGAATTGGCTATGAAACTGAATATTAGCTATTCCTGGTTCCGCAAGGTCTTTAAGGATTATACGGGATATGCGCCTGCCAAATATTTTCAGGAATTGAAACTTCGTAAAGCAAAGCAGTTGTTAGTAGGTACATCTCAGTCTGTCAAGGAAATATCTTTTATGCTCGATTATAAATCCACTGAGCATTTTTTCTCTCTTTTCAAAAAACGTACTGGATTTACACCCTTGGAATATAGATCTTTTGGGCGTGAAACCGGAATTGTGGACGAGGAATAA